A stretch of the Leptospiraceae bacterium genome encodes the following:
- the ispH gene encoding 4-hydroxy-3-methylbut-2-enyl diphosphate reductase — protein MNKIYLSNPRGFCAGVKYAISFVENVHSIYQNEQIYVRKEIVHNRRVVNDMEKKGIKFINELDEAPESSIVIFSAHGVSPEVVQTAKDKNMRIGDATCPLVTRVHRKAKKLKETHQIIYIGHEGHDEAIGTMGEAEMFLVESEEDVLSLKGKVNPNKPLTYLMQTTLSVSDTKKVIDKIAEVFPSVEHPDKDDICYATTERQEAVESMMDSIDAMLVIGAPNSSNSMRLVQLAQKKKAKSFRVSSADEIKKEDLDRLDIETMGITAGASSPQVLIDEIIAKILSFYPDVIVENFPDSREDSMNFKLPKELLK, from the coding sequence TTGAATAAAATATATCTTTCCAATCCGCGCGGTTTTTGTGCTGGCGTCAAATATGCAATATCCTTCGTGGAGAATGTTCATTCTATTTATCAAAACGAGCAAATCTATGTGCGTAAAGAAATTGTCCATAATAGGCGAGTCGTAAATGATATGGAAAAAAAAGGAATTAAATTTATCAATGAACTCGATGAAGCACCTGAAAGTTCCATTGTAATTTTCAGCGCACATGGTGTTTCACCAGAAGTTGTTCAGACTGCAAAAGATAAAAATATGCGCATTGGGGATGCAACCTGTCCTCTTGTAACGAGAGTTCATAGAAAGGCAAAGAAGTTAAAAGAAACCCACCAAATTATATACATTGGACACGAAGGACATGATGAAGCAATTGGAACTATGGGCGAAGCAGAAATGTTCTTAGTTGAGTCCGAAGAAGATGTATTGTCTCTTAAAGGAAAGGTTAATCCGAATAAACCACTGACCTACTTAATGCAAACAACTCTATCGGTGAGTGACACAAAAAAAGTAATCGATAAAATTGCAGAAGTTTTCCCAAGTGTAGAGCATCCCGATAAAGACGATATTTGCTACGCTACAACGGAAAGACAGGAAGCAGTAGAGTCAATGATGGATTCCATTGATGCAATGCTAGTGATAGGAGCGCCTAATAGCTCTAACTCAATGCGATTGGTCCAACTTGCTCAAAAGAAAAAAGCAAAGTCATTTCGAGTCAGCTCTGCAGATGAAATAAAAAAAGAAGATTTAGATCGCTTGGATATAGAAACAATGGGAATTACTGCCGGTGCATCCTCTCCACAAGTATTGATTGACGAGATCATCGCAAAAATTCTAAGTTTCTATCCAGATGTAATAGTAGAAAACTTTCCAGACTCTAGAGAGGACTCAATGAATTTCAAGTTACCCAAAGAGCTTTTAAAGTAA
- a CDS encoding SH3 domain-containing protein: MYKILFPLLIILITSCSKTNLEKINNWLEKEEYEKLLEFSNKNKSKLTEEELYLSSKGISKFQSFLRKKKTEEKYSNKQYFHSLETKTGLKIKIITTDNGNLPTIDDIYEKSITNSKYYKNKSILDRFKYTFSTNEISENSFLLMDILEIDPRLFLQEFKAVWIESMKLGIIISLSDEAKEKFIQILHFLASKDETDLKNHFFISEGTNVNLRSGPGTENANIGKLNEEEVFQVDSDYNTTSIGNKTGKWIQIYVWKTDTVGWIFSPFLKKSNFNSAKAKSFEKEISKLSNFITVDFNDWNPQEIPDGFYGNYSASKKEIVDANIGFPIYPTSLVQGVCKKLKKDTQRITTVFSDQNSSERIILFYLKGVMSSNSKTLLKLEVENHKLYMNSKELDFGIEKNKPITFDLKFINEMESKIHFSILNGNDKEFFQNTKIERDAINSWELCIPQGKKSSSHLLLFSFTIY, translated from the coding sequence ATGTATAAAATTCTATTCCCATTACTCATTATCCTCATTACAAGCTGTTCCAAGACTAATCTCGAAAAAATAAACAACTGGTTAGAAAAAGAGGAATACGAAAAACTTTTAGAATTCTCCAATAAGAATAAATCCAAGCTAACAGAAGAAGAGCTCTACCTTAGCTCTAAAGGTATTTCCAAGTTTCAAAGTTTTCTACGAAAAAAAAAGACAGAAGAAAAGTATTCAAATAAACAATACTTCCATAGTTTAGAAACTAAGACTGGCTTAAAAATAAAAATCATTACTACGGATAATGGTAATTTACCAACGATAGATGATATCTATGAAAAATCTATTACAAATTCAAAATACTATAAAAACAAATCAATATTGGATAGATTCAAATATACTTTCAGCACGAATGAAATTTCGGAAAATAGTTTTTTACTAATGGATATTTTGGAAATAGATCCAAGGCTTTTCTTACAAGAATTTAAGGCAGTGTGGATTGAATCAATGAAACTAGGCATTATCATAAGCCTAAGTGATGAAGCAAAAGAAAAATTTATTCAAATTCTACATTTTCTAGCTAGCAAAGACGAGACAGATTTAAAAAATCATTTCTTTATTTCAGAAGGGACTAATGTAAATTTGCGATCAGGTCCTGGCACTGAAAATGCGAATATTGGAAAACTAAATGAAGAAGAAGTCTTTCAAGTAGACTCTGATTATAACACTACCAGCATAGGAAACAAAACGGGAAAGTGGATTCAAATATATGTTTGGAAGACGGACACAGTCGGATGGATTTTTTCTCCTTTCTTAAAAAAAAGTAATTTCAATTCGGCAAAGGCAAAATCATTTGAGAAAGAAATTTCAAAACTAAGTAATTTTATAACAGTGGACTTCAATGATTGGAATCCACAAGAAATTCCAGATGGTTTCTATGGAAATTATTCTGCATCCAAAAAAGAAATAGTAGATGCAAACATTGGCTTTCCAATTTATCCAACTTCCTTAGTGCAAGGAGTCTGTAAAAAACTAAAAAAAGACACACAAAGAATCACAACCGTTTTCTCCGATCAAAATAGTAGTGAGCGGATAATTCTATTTTACCTAAAGGGTGTAATGAGTTCAAATTCAAAGACTCTATTAAAACTAGAAGTTGAAAATCATAAGTTGTATATGAATTCAAAAGAACTGGACTTTGGCATAGAGAAAAATAAGCCGATAACTTTTGATTTAAAATTCATTAATGAAATGGAATCAAAAATTCATTTTTCGATTTTGAATGGCAATGACAAAGAGTTTTTTCAAAATACGAAAATTGAGAGAGACGCGATTAACTCTTGGGAACTTTGTATTCCGCAAGGAAAAAAAAGTTCTTCTCATTTGCTTCTTTTTTCCTTTACAATTTATTGA
- a CDS encoding AMP-binding protein: MKTIYELLKFRANTHPNRKALFFEGRSFSYSDLLKSTNQSANYLLSLEIKKGDKFSILDFNTPSTLFLLFAANALGAIPIILNWRLTPREIESILVDAKVQTLFYGNEFEEIANKIETKKILLSSVNATSFSSIFFKEHILVSEEDIFVELYTSGTTGFPKKVPLSNKNLLSVVRNLATELPGFGADSINLVCAPFFHIGGVGYSLLTLYIGGENILFRKFDPLLVIKAIEERKITNALLVPAMLQAILHLPELGKLNFSSLRNIQHGGSPISEIILRNAKKIFQCYFTGAYGLTETSGISSLLRFDVQEKGLADGATKEDIHRLSSVGKPSPEMDICIKKESGEKAKVNELGEVCIKGEYVFSGYTNSHGLEQKEFDDENWFHTGDIGLLDEEGYLFLFDRKNDMILSKSENIYPIEVERVLATHPNIVDVAVVGIPDNEYGEIVTAFLVLRPGTNIDYPEIRSFAKNSFASFKIPRQIFIVNEIPRNLSGKILRKELKERFH, translated from the coding sequence ATGAAAACAATTTATGAACTTTTAAAATTTCGAGCCAATACGCATCCAAATAGAAAAGCTCTTTTCTTTGAAGGAAGATCTTTTTCCTATTCTGATTTACTCAAATCAACAAACCAAAGCGCAAACTATCTATTATCTTTAGAAATAAAGAAGGGAGATAAATTTTCCATTTTAGACTTCAATACTCCTTCCACATTATTCTTACTATTTGCTGCAAACGCATTGGGGGCAATACCTATTATCCTTAATTGGCGGCTTACTCCGCGGGAAATTGAATCTATTCTAGTCGATGCCAAAGTTCAAACTCTATTCTACGGGAACGAATTTGAAGAGATCGCAAATAAAATTGAAACTAAGAAAATACTTTTATCATCCGTAAATGCCACTTCTTTTTCTTCGATTTTTTTTAAAGAACACATCCTCGTATCAGAAGAAGATATCTTCGTTGAATTGTATACATCTGGAACGACAGGCTTTCCCAAAAAAGTTCCACTTTCTAACAAGAATTTACTTTCTGTAGTTAGAAATCTGGCGACAGAGCTTCCGGGCTTCGGTGCAGATTCTATTAACCTAGTTTGTGCCCCATTTTTTCATATCGGTGGTGTTGGATACTCGCTATTAACCCTTTATATCGGAGGAGAGAATATTCTCTTTAGAAAATTTGATCCATTGCTCGTAATTAAAGCAATTGAAGAAAGAAAAATTACGAACGCTCTACTCGTTCCAGCCATGCTACAGGCTATTTTACATTTGCCAGAGCTAGGAAAGCTTAACTTTTCTAGTCTTAGAAATATTCAGCATGGTGGATCTCCCATTTCAGAAATCATTCTAAGAAATGCGAAAAAGATTTTTCAATGCTACTTCACAGGTGCCTATGGACTGACGGAGACGAGTGGTATTTCATCCTTACTTCGCTTTGATGTGCAGGAGAAAGGACTTGCTGATGGCGCAACTAAAGAAGACATACACCGATTATCCTCAGTTGGAAAACCTTCTCCCGAAATGGATATTTGTATAAAGAAAGAAAGTGGAGAAAAAGCGAAAGTAAATGAATTGGGTGAAGTCTGTATTAAGGGGGAATATGTATTTTCAGGATATACAAACTCTCATGGGTTAGAGCAAAAAGAATTCGATGATGAAAATTGGTTTCATACGGGCGACATTGGACTTTTAGATGAAGAGGGGTATTTATTTCTATTCGATAGGAAAAATGATATGATTCTGTCAAAGTCAGAAAATATTTATCCCATTGAAGTAGAACGCGTATTAGCCACACATCCGAATATTGTAGATGTGGCTGTGGTCGGAATTCCAGACAACGAATACGGTGAAATAGTCACAGCATTTCTAGTTCTACGACCTGGAACTAATATTGATTATCCTGAAATAAGGAGTTTTGCTAAGAATTCTTTTGCAAGCTTTAAAATTCCTCGCCAGATATTCATTGTGAATGAAATTCCCCGAAATCTATCCGGTAAGATTTTACGAAAAGAACTAAAAGAGCGCTTTCATTGA
- the lpxD gene encoding UDP-3-O-(3-hydroxymyristoyl)glucosamine N-acyltransferase — protein sequence MKEFTLKQVYELIPNSKILNTENPESVRFTSVAPLNANQEQFISYLSAKSHLAEAKKTKATALIVNEEISGSISNYPLLVVDNVDIQLAKVLELIYPSPKPDGVIAETAVIHKSAKIGQGTSIGHFVVIGANSQIGENCILEDGVKIGENVTIGNNARIGMNCVFHREIKIGNNFTVFGNSTFGGDGFKFVASGGIHHKIPQVGKVIIGDNVEIGSNCTVDRGGLADTIIGSGCKFDNMVHIAHNVIIGNNVIIAGQSGVAGSTTIGNGVIIGGGCCISDHLNVPEGTIVAGGTGMRTSPKKPDVYIGWDWGMTFAEFQKARVNIKHLVTFNKWASRIKEIEKKIGINPVE from the coding sequence TTGAAAGAGTTTACCCTAAAGCAAGTATACGAACTAATCCCGAATTCAAAAATTTTGAACACGGAAAATCCTGAATCCGTGCGATTCACATCTGTAGCACCACTGAATGCGAACCAAGAGCAATTCATTTCTTACCTGTCAGCTAAATCACATTTGGCGGAAGCAAAAAAAACTAAGGCTACTGCTCTTATAGTCAATGAAGAGATTTCAGGGAGTATCTCTAATTATCCTCTCTTAGTAGTAGACAATGTAGATATTCAACTGGCAAAAGTTTTAGAACTCATATATCCTTCTCCCAAACCCGACGGGGTAATTGCGGAAACTGCCGTTATCCACAAATCAGCTAAGATTGGACAAGGTACAAGCATCGGCCACTTTGTTGTCATTGGAGCAAATTCTCAAATTGGAGAGAATTGTATTCTAGAAGATGGGGTTAAGATAGGAGAGAATGTTACAATTGGAAACAACGCCCGCATTGGTATGAACTGTGTCTTTCATAGAGAAATAAAGATAGGAAATAATTTTACAGTCTTTGGCAACTCTACATTTGGCGGAGATGGTTTTAAGTTTGTAGCCTCAGGCGGAATTCATCATAAAATCCCACAAGTCGGAAAGGTAATCATAGGCGACAATGTCGAAATCGGCTCAAATTGCACAGTGGATAGAGGTGGGTTAGCTGATACAATTATAGGTAGTGGTTGTAAGTTTGATAATATGGTTCATATTGCGCATAACGTCATCATAGGAAATAATGTTATAATAGCTGGACAATCAGGAGTAGCCGGTAGCACTACAATTGGAAACGGTGTAATTATTGGCGGCGGATGTTGCATTAGCGATCATTTGAATGTGCCGGAGGGAACAATCGTTGCCGGAGGAACGGGAATGAGAACATCTCCTAAAAAGCCAGACGTTTATATTGGCTGGGATTGGGGAATGACCTTCGCTGAATTTCAAAAAGCTCGTGTGAATATAAAACATCTAGTTACATTCAATAAATGGGCTTCTAGAATTAAAGAAATTGAAAAGAAAATAGGCATCAACCCAGTAGAATAA